One part of the Botrytis cinerea B05.10 chromosome 8, complete sequence genome encodes these proteins:
- the Bcpff1 gene encoding Bcpff1 produces the protein MKCYNPSAFVPMAVTLVTVIIYLGVFIPLLIIQETVPSAPDDPTLYNGLNLTEAWLDLQSLSDGYHPFNSRKNDDVRNWLLKRIGEILDHNQIQYSTETESATISETQIKSDFDAEAPESVPSPSNSNDGSAERYHEDLRARKESPAVTVFNDLRSNYSSNALTSIGVKGRKLGISTYFEGNNIICYVRGSDDEEGEWWKTGSVNSKGKVHGKGGVMVNAHFDSVSTGFGATDDGVGVVTALQLIRYFTTPQNVPQKGFVALFNNGEEDGLYGAKAFLSHPMARFVHTFLNLEGAGAGGRATLFRSTDSEVTRAYAHAKHPFGTVVSSDGFSLGYVRSETDYVVFRAEGYRGLDVAFWQPRSQYHTDQDDAKHTSIDSLWHMLSASVATTRSLTKDTGNTFLGPRGDDKVGKVSNGKGSDGVWFDIFGTVFAVFKLRTLFAWSLTLLIAAPLMLFAVSYLLNRQDKFYFFAGSIKAKGPEDEPISLGGWRGAFRYPITLIITCAITFGCASLINKINPMIVYSSPYSVWSMSASLFFSIFWFIMAGCNFVRPSALQRGYAFMWLFVFGWIILVAATVYEDRFKISGGYLFVFYEAAIFLATLIAIGEQFALPKKSTYVENSQLDHDGNQDSHHQAVMGTDGANGADEANASNEAGQEEDPEDNVNDLAVPHETTPLIGGGAPTQRSSISTTFANRYRQVVPESYDGPADHHDKKGHKKHPYGGEQDWSAKLPIWTWLVQYLLVGPFILIVVGQVGLFLVAALHQTGTDGSPLLLPYLVVAVFSILLLLPVTPFIHRLTHHMPTFFFLVFIGTLIYNLVAFPFSPNNRYKAYFQQTVDLDTGLNKVTIVGIEQYIREIIAYIPSAAGQTINCEENPRIRSGLSFCSYEGIAPRVVDNVVDGIPPEKGYTDWLTYNVTRVPNENKATFHISGLETRACILRFDDPFSEFKVHGGAKTEERWDDVPDSGSDQIKLWSRDWNKEWKVDVEWAVGEDMKPGEEGRTGRVVCLWSDANERGVIPALDEARRFSPDWTSVVKLMDGLVEGSKRFVV, from the coding sequence ATGAAATGCTACAATCCTTCTGCGTTTGTTCCTATGGCGGTTACATTGGTGACCGTCATAATTTATCTCGGCGTCTTCATAcctctcctcatcattcAAGAGACTGTACCTTCAGCTCCTGACGATCCTACTCTTTACAATGGCTTAAATCTTACCGAAGCATGGCTCGATCTTCAAAGCTTGAGCGATGGCTACCATCCTTTCAATAGTCGCAAGAATGACGATGTGCGAAATTGGTTGTTGAAGAGGATTGGTGAGATACTTGATCATAATCAGATTCAGTATTCTACAGAAACCGAGAGCGCCACTATCTCTGAGACTCAAATCAAGTCGGACTTCGACGCAGAAGCTCCCGAGTCGGTTCCTAGTCCTAGTAACTCCAATGACGGTTCTGCAGAACGCTACCATGAGGATCTACGAGCACGTAAAGAATCGCCTGCCGTTACAGTATTCAATGATTTACGATCAAATTACTCTAGCAATGCTCTCACCAGTATTGGAGTCAAAGGACGAAAGCTCGGGATAAGCACATACTTTGAAGGAAATAATATCATCTGTTATGTCCGCGgcagtgatgatgaagagggagagtGGTGGAAGACTGGATCCGTTAATTCTAAAGGAAAAGTTCATGGCAAAGGCGGTGTTATGGTCAATGCCCATTTCGATAGTGTCTCGACCGGCTTTGGAGCTACAGACgatggagttggagttgttACAGCACTTCAATTGATCCGCTATTTCACGACACCGCAAAATGTACCACAGAAAGGCTTCGTTGCCCTGTTCAATAACGGTGAAGAGGACGGTTTATATGGTGCGAAAGCATTTTTGTCACATCCAATGGCAAGATTTGTTCATACTTTCTTAAATCTGGAaggtgctggtgctggtggtAGAGCTACCTTGTTCCGGAGTACAGATTCCGAGGTCACTCGAGCTTATGCGCACGCCAAACATCCTTTTGGAACCGTTGTTAGTTCGGACGGATTTTCATTAGGATATGTGAGAAGTGAAACCGATTATGTTGTTTTCCGAGCAGAAGGTTACCGTGGATTGGACGTTGCTTTTTGGCAACCAAGATCTCAATACCATACCGATCAAGATGATGCTAAGCACACCTCGATAGACTCATTATGGCACATGTTATCGGCATCTGTTGCCACTACTCGATCTCTTACCAAGGATACTGGCAATACATTTTTGGGACCACGTGGTGACGACAAAGTCGGAAAAGTCAGCAACGGAAAAGGTTCTGATGGTGTTTGGTTCGACATATTTGGCACTGTTTTTGCAGTATTCAAGTTGAGAACTCTCTTTGCTTGGTCACTAACTTTACTCATTGCCGCTCCATTGATGCTCTTCGCCGTTTCATATCTTCTTAATCGACAAGACAAATTTTACTTCTTTGCTGGATCTATTAAGGCTAAAGGTCCTGAAGACGAACCCATTTCTCTCGGCGGATGGCGTGGTGCCTTTCGCTATCCTATCACTCTAATCATTACCTGTGCCATTACCTTTGGTTGCGCATCGCTGATTAACAAAATCAATCCTATGATTGTCTACTCTTCTCCGTACTCTGTATGGAGTATGTCTGCGAGTTTATTCTTCTCGATATTCTGGTTCATCATGGCTGGTTGCAATTTTGTTAGACCATCTGCGCTTCAAAGAGGCTATGCCTTTATGTGGTTGTTCGTGTTCGGTTGGATTATTCTTGTGGCTGCTACAGTATATGAAGATCGCTTCAAAATAAGCGGTGGTTATTTGTTTGTGTTTTACGAAGCTGCAATTTTCCTTGCTACCTTGATCGCCATTGGTGAACAATTTGCATTGCCTAAAAAATCTACATACGTTGAGAATTCTCAACTTGACCATGACGGCAATCAAGATTCTCACCATCAAGCCGTGATGGGTACTGATGGAGCTAATGGGGCTGATGAAGCTAATGCTAGCAATGAAGCGGGACAAGAAGAAGACCCAGAAGATAATGTGAACGATCTAGCAGTTCCTCACGAGACAACTCCACTTATTGGAGGTGGAGCACCTACTCAGCGCTCTTCAATCAGCACCACTTTCGCTAATCGATATCGACAAGTTGTTCCAGAATCATATGATGGGCCAGCTGATCATCATGATAAAAAAGGTCATAAGAAACATCCTTATGGAGGCGAACAGGACTGGTCTGCTAAATTACCTATCTGGACTTGGCTGGTTCAATATCTCCTTGTTGGACCATTTATACTGATTGTTGTTGGACAAGTTGGTCTATTCTTAGTAGCTGCTCTACATCAAACGGGAACTGATGGTAGTCCACTTCTTCTACCATACCTGGTTGTTGctgtattttccattctatTATTACTTCCAGTAACACCCTTCATTCATCGACTGACACATCATATGCcaacattcttcttcctggTATTCATTGGAACTCTCATCTACAATCTTGTCGCCTTCCCTTTCTCGCCTAATAATCGATACAAAGCATATTTCCAACAAACTGTTGACCTTGATACTGGCCTTAATAAAGTTACGATTGTAGGAATCGAACAATATATTCGCGAAATCATTGCCTATATCCCAAGCGCAGCAGGTCAAACCATCAATTGTGAAGAAAATCCTCGAATTCGTTCTGGACTCTCGTTTTGCTCTTACGAAGGCATTGCTCCTCGAGTGGTTGATAATGTTGTGGATGGCATTCCACCTGAGAAGGGATATACAGATTGGCTCACGTATAATGTTACCAGAGTTCCAAACGAAAACAAGGCTACATTCCATATCTCGGGTCTTGAAACTCGGGCTTGTATTCTAAGATTTGATGATCCATTTTCAGAATTCAAAGTTCATGGTGGAGCGAAAACggaagagagatgggatgatgtACCGGATAGTGGAAGTGATCAAATTAAATTGTGGAGTCGAGATTGGAATAAGGAATGGAAGGTAGATGTGGAATGGGCAGTAGGAGAAGATATGAAACCGGGTGAGGAGGGTAGAACAGGAAGAGTAGTTTGTTTGTGGAGTGATGCTAACGAGAGAGGAGTTATTCCTGCGTTGGATGAAGCGAGGAGATTTAGTCCTGATTGGACAAGTGTTGTtaaattgatggatgggcTGGTGGAGGGTAGTAAGAGGTTTGTTGTTTAG
- the Bcpde2 gene encoding Bcpde2: protein MDYAACNIVYVDRRALEDKLVRREDVVSNVSTLENSAPTTDGATTPRAINPVDSNVNILLTSFTEVHVCTSGKSCMSKVSDLNRESIVDLIPTLVLIEIPHDDQVNERPARDVRTPSPSSKQQNDGMLDDDFGEVYGIQLLQWVASEIQQQRFSKLVVPVAVVSSSEQSLSMGSSKNRMSSRSEPAPATGYDMGKQNRKSTGIYIPLDQRRTMKLLDIGALDVITSPLLLERLPSLAVHAYRAHKDASKDHRVLLEKKRGRKRSWVGVEDQKPYAYLREEMVSRLMEGICTLNSEEVEEYGQWRVTVSLDRRELIARAISSWHFSAHDFEDDELLYASSLMFQHALSVPELEKWRISTENLTAFLITSREAYNSFVPYHNFRHVVDVLQAIFHFLVRLGSLPEYPPSPDGTTSQKSSPIAELIRPFDALTLMITAIGHDVGHPGVNNAFLVHLNAPLAQLYNDRSVLESFHCAAYSQILRRHWLAAFEERDMRHLMISTILATDMGLHFDYMKKLGYLQEKLHENGGVTDGWNGRTIEDQRTLACSLLIKCADISNVARKFDTATRWTEILTDEFARQASMEQDLGIPTALYAAPVREVIELGKSQIGFMNMFAIPLFGGVTDVMPGMAFCVEELERNKAAWESRIALEQERMRQEDGFLGLPDSMHSGMRSPRTMSVAQPSQDESASQDVASRLGEPSNIRVQAMLNKGPFRQNSNDESPKGTRQGTIELPQSATLPDRRSSKPSYLQLSYATASAPGLLDHSSQDVEIFANGDRQINGVLVQPSLSTDVVVVDPPTPREFISPNQRISETTTEGSNSGSAGEWSAGAATNNKSPFSPSTQATSFASEDSNNDRAVTPTHASPLINSSSHSSAGYDKSNHSTNDGSSLPEASSDLKVLAETGRNLKKKPSRFRMNGLHFWKRKNGNPPMPAGMPDKQESDGTAG from the exons ATGGACTACGCCGCATGCAACATTGTCTACGTGGATCGCAGAGCTCTCGAGGACAAATTGGTGCGAAGAGAGGATGTGGTGTCAAACGTCTCGACCTTGGAAAATTCGGCCCCGACCACGGATGGCGCGACGACACCACGAGCGATCAATCCGGTTGATAGCAACGTGAACATCTTGTTGACTTCTTTCACTGAAG TTCACGTGTGTACCTCGGGCAAGTCCTGCATGTCGAAAGTTTCCGACCTAAATCGCGAATCGATCGTGGATTTAATACCTACCCTCGTTTTAATAGAGATTCCGCACGATGATCAAGTAAATGAGCGTCCTGCAAGGGATGTCCGGACGCCGTCGCCCAGTTCCAAGCAACAGAATGATGGGATgttggatgatgattttggggAGGTATATGGAATACAATTATTACAATGGGTCGCATCTGAAATTCAACAACAACGCTTCTCGAAGCTCGTTGTCCCGGTCGCCGTGGTTTCCTCGTCGGAGCAAAGTCTTTCAATGGGCTCGTCAAAAAATCGTATGAGTTCGAGGTCGGAACCCGCTCCTGCAACCGGATATGATATGGGCAagcaaaatcgaaaatcgaCTGGCATCTACATCCCATTAGATCAGAGAAGGACCATGAAACTTTTAGACATCGGAGCTTTGGACGTCATAACCAGTCCTCTGTTACTAGAACGGTTACCCAGTTTGGCAGTTCACGCATATCGCGCGCACAAAGATGCATCCAAGGATCACAGGGTAttgttggaaaagaagaggggaaggaaaCGCTCGTGGGTTGGTGTTGAGGATCAAAAACCTTATGCATATttaagagaagaaatggtaTCTAGATTGATGGAAGGCATTTGCACGCTTAATAgtgaagaagtagaagaatATGGCCAATGGAGAGTGACGGTTTCATTAGATCGGAGAGAATTGATCGCCCGAGCCATCAGTTCTTGGCATTTTTCGGCTCATGATTTTGAGGACGATGAACTTCTTTACGCATCATCGTTAATGTTCCAGCATGCACTCTCTGTACCAGAATTGGAGAAGTGGCGGATATCTACAG AAAACCTTACCGCATTTCTCATCACCAGCCGAGAAGCATACAATAGTTTTGTACCATATCATAATTTCCGACACGTTGTCGACGTTCTTCAAGCCATATTTCACTTCCTCGTCCGCTTAGGTAGCCTTCCAGAATATCCACCCAGCCCAGATGGGACGACAAGTCAAAAATCATCGCCAATTGCCGAACTCATTAGACCATTTGATGCTCTTACCTTGATGATTACTGCCATTGGCCACGATGTAGGTCACCCTGGTGTCAACAATGCATTCCTTGTGCATTTGAATGCACCACTCGCTCAACTTTACAATGATCGATCCGTCCTTGAATCATTCCATTGCGCTGCTTACTCCCAAATATTGCGTCGCCATTGGCTCGCGGCTTTCGAGGAGCGTGATATGCGACACCTCATGATAAGCACAATCTTGGCAACAGATATGGGTTTGCATTTCGATTACATGAAGAAGCTTGGCTATCTTCAGGAGAAGCTACATGAAAATGGTGGTGTTACTGACGGTTGGAACGGTCGAACGATCGAAGATCAACGAACACTAGCCTGCTCTTTACTAATCAAATGTGCAGACATAAGTAACGTG GCACGAAAATTTGATACCGCAACTCGATGGACCGAAATATTGACTGACGAGTTCGCTCGTCAAGCATCTATGGAACAAGACTTGGGAATACCAACGGCCTTGTATGCGGCTCCTGTTCGAGAGGTCATTGAACTTGGTAAATCTCAAATAGGGTTTATGAATATGTTTGCCATACCATTATTTGGTGGTGTGACTGATGTCATGCCTGGTATGGCATTTTGTGTcgaggaattggagagaaatAAAGCTGCCTGGGAAAGCAGGATAGCTTTAGAACAAGAGAGAATGAGACAAGAAGATGGTTTCTTAGGACTTCCTGATAGTATGCACTCAGGCATGCGCTCTCCTCGTACGATGAGCGTTGCCCAACCTTCTCAAGATGAATCTGCTAGCCAAGACGTCGCTTCGAGATTGGGTGAGCCCTCAAACATTCGTGTCCAAGCAATGCTTAACAAAGGCCCATTTCGACAAAATTCAAATGATGAATCGCCCAAAGGTACGAGACAGGGGACAATAGAACTTCCCCAGTCAGCGACCTTGCCTGATCGAAGATCATCAAAACCCAGTTACCTTCAACTGAGTTATGCAACCGCAAGTGCGCCAGGACTTCTCGATCATTCCAGCCAGGATGTAGAAATCTTCGCAAATGGAGATCGACAAATCAATGGTGTGCTAGTTCAGCCATCCCTTTCTACGGATGTGGTAGTGGTAGATCCACCCACGCCTAGAGAATTCATATCGCCAAACCAGAGAATTAGTGAAACTACTACTGAAGGTAGCAATTCAGGTTCTGCTGGAGAATGGTCTGCAGGTGCAGCAACGAACAACAAAAGCCCATTTTCACCTAGCACTCAAGCGACGAGCTTTGCGAGCGAAGATTCGAATAATGATAGAGCTGTCACACCTACTCACGCATCTCCACTAATTAATAGTTCGAGTCATTCTTCCGCAGGCTatgataaatcaaatcattctaCAAACGATGGATCGAGTTTGCCCGAAGCGAGTTCGGATCTTAAAGTCTTAGCGGAGACAGGGAGAAATCTGAAAAAGAAGCCCAGCCGGTTCAGAATGAACGGATTACATTtctggaagaggaaaaatgGTAATCCACCAATGCCAGCCGGGATGCCGGATAAGCAGGAGTCTGATGGGACTGCGGGTTGA
- the Bcmrpl10 gene encoding Bcmrpl10 — protein MPPRLPALASYCRATPALATPLAAFLAPLMQARNASILSSLSDNSGAYNKRIRRGRGPSSGKGKTSGRGHKGQKQHGKVPARFQGGQTPQDVVHGVRGFENHFSVDMSPINLNRIQDWIDQGRLDPTRPITLKELADSRCLHGVKDGVKLLARGKGELKTPINILVSRASATAIEAVEALGGTVTTRFYTKPAIKRLLAGESVSSSVPLSAIDAQLVSDSPILTAAAAASPFSYRLPDPTSRKDIEYYRDPAHRGYLSHTVEEGQGPSLFFRAPRTGNFQKKSKKTGTGAAASANRIW, from the exons ATGCCTCCACGATTACCAGCGCTCGCTTCCTATTGTCGCGCGACGCCAGCTTTGGCCACGCCTTTGGCTGCATTCCTTGCACCATTGATGCAAGCAAGGAACGCTTCGATTCTTTCATCTTTGTCGGACAACTCTGGGGCGTATAATAAACGTATACGAAGAGGTCGAGGTCCATCTTCGGGAAAGGGAAAGACATCGGGACGTGGTCATAAGGGTCAGAAGCAGCATGGAAAAGTACCAGCACGATTCCAGGGTGGTCAAACACCACAAGATGTTGTGCACGGTGTGAGGGGGTTTGAGAATCA TTTCTCCGTTGATATGTCCCCAATAAATCTTAATCGCATACAAGATTGGATTGATCAAGGTCGACTTGATCCCACACGACCCATTactttgaaggaattggCCGACTCTCGATGTTTGCACGGAGTGAAGGACGGAGTAAAGCTGCTAGCGAGAGGCAAGGGGGAGTTGAAGACGCCAATTAATATTCTGGTATCTCGCGCTTCGGCGACAGCAATCGAGGCCGTGGAGGCGCTTGGAGGAACAGTCACAACCAGATTCTATACAAAACCAGCGATTAAGAGACTTTTAGCGGGAGAATCTGTCTCTAGTTCTGTCCCACTTTCAGCAATCGACGCCCAGTTGGTAAGCGACTCTCCAATTCTCACAGCCGCTGCTGCCGCGTCACCATTCTCCTACCGCCTGCCAGATCCCACAAGTCGTAAAGATATCGAATACTATAGAGATCCGGCGCACAGGGGCTACTTAAGTCATACCGTGGAGGAGGGCCAAGGACCAAGTTTGTTCTTTAGGGCTCCACGAACTggaaatttccaaaagaaatcgaagaagacAGGTACAGGTGCTGCAGCGAGTGCCAACAGGATATGGTAA